The window CATGGTTGAATTGATTTGTGTTTGGTAGAAGCCATTGTCCCTGAGGACCTCGCAGACCTAAACTGTCCTGTACCAGCGGCGTGCTCCACATTTGCCATGTGCCTTGCTCATTGTTAGCCTCAGCTGACATTGAACCATTATGCCCTTTTGCAGTTGAGAAATGTGAGGGTCTAATAGGATTTCGTTCAAcagtccgtgatcttgatagaggagACTCAATTGGTGAAGGCATGGGGTTCCTAACATGTGGTTGCTTGGTGACATCATTCAAGGTGAATCTGCTATCCCAGTCTGGAGGGAAGTTGTCTAGGGACTCTGAAACTGGACCAAGCAATGCAATGGCATCTGGATCATAGCACGGGTCCTCAAATTGCTCAGGTTCTTCCAGTAATGCTGCTTCTGAAACTTTACCGAAGGGCGAGTGTCCCGCTGGAAAATGAGATAGCGGCATATTGGCAGATGCTCCATTCACTGGCGGAAACCCTGCAGAGTGCATGGATTGGCTTAACTTCGGCGTGCTGTCCAGAGGAGGATACTGAGCCAGAAAATTTTGAGCGCTGCTTATCTGTGCACCATTTGGGGCAGGCTGCATGTTCTTCTCACGAGCTGAAGCAGTAACATCGGGACAAGGGGAAACTGCAGCTGAGCGACTAAACAACTGATGCCATGACTTTTTAAGGCCTGTAGGATGTGCCAGCATATTTGGACTAACCTGCACAAAGCAGAACACAAATAATTAAATGTAAGATGGTCAATTGGGTGAAAACAACATACGCTATTTGTTCAGATGAAAACAGTACATAGCGATGCTCTTTTACTTACAGGTCGACTAAAATTAGTCAATGAATTTCTAGTTTCTCCGGCTGTGGCAGATTTGACCATTGCTGGTGTGGCTGCAGGTTGGGTATCTCTTTTAATACTCTGGTCAGTTGCAGTAATGAGCGGTTTAGTCACCTTGTTAGCTTGATGAACGGGGGCCTGAGCACTTCTACCAAAAAAGGAGCCACCACCAAAACCTCTGGAAGAAGATAATAAACCTCCAGTCATACGACCAAAGTACTTCGTCTTGCTCTGTGCTATCTTACTACCCTGACTGTTAGATTCAAAGTTATTGGGCTTGTATCCATCTGTCCCAACTCTTGCCGCATCCCGCCTGTCTGTCTCATTCCTTCTATCAAAGTCGCGCTTCCTCTCACCTTCTCTGCTTACTCTTCTCTCAACATCTTCGCAGTCTGAATTGCTCTTGCTTGATCCCTtgtcttccttcctcctcctctcctgccgcCTCCGTTCTGCTTCCTTCCTAGCATCCTTCTCCCCGACGGGGGTAGCACCTTTGGATCGCTCCTCAGCCTCTGCTTTCTCATCCCTCAGCCTTCTCCGCTCCTCTACTAGCTTTGCCATCTCTTCTCGctgcttcctttcctcctcctctaGCATTTCCCTCTCCAACCTCGCCAACCTCTTCTCCTCAGCCTTCCTTTTCGCCTTGTCCACTCTGCTCTCCTCAGCCTTGCCTCCATTGTCCCCTGCTTTTGTCAACATTCTGCCATCCCGGCCCAATCCACCGCTGTCCACTGATGACCCAAACCTGAACACTTTCTTCCAGAACCATGCCATACTGGTGCAAAAGCACGA is drawn from Triticum dicoccoides isolate Atlit2015 ecotype Zavitan chromosome 4A, WEW_v2.0, whole genome shotgun sequence and contains these coding sequences:
- the LOC119286290 gene encoding uncharacterized protein LOC119286290 — translated: MCILCAVQRWSRRVATMLPWLVLPLILLWALSQLLPAAYRFEVTSPRLACVSVLLLTLFWYEILLPRLSIWRARRSARLREERRAHALELQKLRKTATRRCRNCNNPYRDQNPGGGKFMCSYCGHVSKRPVLDLGPAGKVPAGWPCSQDWANAVGDPGYWLDLQCSADNSYSGFSWRLFSCFCTSMAWFWKKVFRFGSSVDSGGLGRDGRMLTKAGDNGGKAEESRVDKAKRKAEEKRLARLEREMLEEEERKQREEMAKLVEERRRLRDEKAEAEERSKGATPVGEKDARKEAERRRQERRRKEDKGSSKSNSDCEDVERRVSREGERKRDFDRRNETDRRDAARVGTDGYKPNNFESNSQGSKIAQSKTKYFGRMTGGLLSSSRGFGGGSFFGRSAQAPVHQANKVTKPLITATDQSIKRDTQPAATPAMVKSATAGETRNSLTNFSRPVSPNMLAHPTGLKKSWHQLFSRSAAVSPCPDVTASAREKNMQPAPNGAQISSAQNFLAQYPPLDSTPKLSQSMHSAGFPPVNGASANMPLSHFPAGHSPFGKVSEAALLEEPEQFEDPCYDPDAIALLGPVSESLDNFPPDWDSRFTLNDVTKQPHVRNPMPSPIESPLSRSRTVERNPIRPSHFSTAKGHNGSMSAEANNEQGTWQMWSTPLVQDSLGLRGPQGQWLLPNTNQFNHGINHLNGGTRSPLSAGLNDNDLWLQKSPFQQLPLDTDSLFLSHDMSENAIHSDLGFGSPNKTARAHPFGPPDPCHSWSKEQLVPNGPQGASPVRLPPTGGHAGLFPTNPNAQSVWSFDKKRDSIEVMGEARLPPSSLGS